In Actinoplanes sp. NBC_00393, a single genomic region encodes these proteins:
- a CDS encoding response regulator transcription factor encodes MDDDALVRAGLRILVGGSPDIEVVAEAGDGEQAVTVAGAHWPDVMLMDIRMPGVDGLIATRRIRSRPGAPQVIVLTTFDADEYVLEALRGGASGFLLKDTPPREILAAVRTVAAGASSLSPTVIRRLIDHVADPEAGTRRARARSRLATLTDREREVAILVGQGQSNAEIGAGLRMSLPTVKGHVSRLLTKLDLNNRVQIALLVHDAE; translated from the coding sequence GTGGACGATGACGCGCTGGTGCGGGCCGGGCTGCGGATCCTGGTCGGCGGGTCGCCGGACATCGAGGTGGTGGCCGAGGCCGGTGACGGCGAGCAGGCCGTCACGGTGGCCGGCGCGCACTGGCCGGACGTGATGCTGATGGACATCCGGATGCCCGGCGTGGACGGCCTGATCGCCACCCGCCGCATCCGCTCCCGGCCGGGCGCGCCGCAGGTGATCGTGCTGACCACGTTCGACGCGGACGAGTACGTGCTGGAGGCCCTGCGCGGCGGCGCCAGCGGTTTCCTGCTCAAGGACACCCCGCCACGGGAGATTCTGGCCGCTGTCCGCACCGTGGCCGCCGGAGCGTCGAGCCTCTCCCCCACGGTGATCCGCCGCCTGATCGACCACGTCGCCGACCCGGAGGCCGGCACCCGCCGGGCCCGCGCCCGCAGCCGGCTGGCCACCCTGACCGACCGCGAGCGCGAGGTCGCGATCCTGGTCGGCCAGGGCCAATCGAACGCTGAGATCGGCGCCGGCCTGCGCATGAGCCTGCCGACCGTGAAGGGCCACGTCTCCCGGCTGCTGACCAAGCTCGATCTGAACAACCGGGTGCAGATCGCCCTACTGGTCCACGACGCCGAATGA
- a CDS encoding response regulator transcription factor: MTISVVIADDQRMLRAGLRMVIETEPDMNVVGEASDGAEAVAVARRLRPDVVLMDIAMPRQDGLTATRTLLGTPDPPRVIVLTTFDTDENLYRALQAGASGFLLKVSSPEHLITAIRVVAAGEALLDPAVTTRVISAFAGRPGPVPPPELGELTPREVDVLRLMARGMSNGEIAAALTVGEATVKTHVARVLMKLGLRDRVQAVVYAYETGLVRAGSN; the protein is encoded by the coding sequence ATGACGATCAGTGTGGTGATCGCCGACGACCAGCGGATGCTGCGCGCCGGGCTGCGCATGGTGATCGAGACCGAACCGGACATGAACGTGGTCGGCGAGGCCAGCGACGGCGCCGAGGCGGTGGCGGTGGCCCGGCGGCTGCGTCCGGACGTGGTGCTGATGGACATCGCCATGCCGCGCCAGGACGGGCTGACCGCCACCCGGACGCTGCTGGGGACTCCGGATCCGCCGCGGGTGATCGTGCTGACGACGTTCGACACGGACGAGAACCTGTACCGGGCGCTGCAGGCCGGGGCCAGCGGGTTCCTGCTGAAGGTGTCGTCGCCGGAGCATCTGATCACCGCGATCCGGGTGGTGGCGGCCGGGGAGGCGCTGCTCGATCCGGCGGTGACGACTCGGGTGATATCGGCGTTCGCGGGGCGGCCGGGGCCGGTGCCGCCGCCGGAGCTCGGCGAGTTGACGCCGCGGGAAGTGGATGTGCTGCGGCTGATGGCGCGCGGAATGTCGAACGGCGAAATCGCGGCGGCGCTCACCGTCGGAGAGGCGACGGTCAAAACCCACGTGGCACGGGTGCTGATGAAACTCGGATTGCGCGATCGGGTGCAGGCGGTGGTCTACGCCTATGAGACGGGTCTGGTGCGGGCCGGCAGCAACTGA
- a CDS encoding sensor histidine kinase: MLRQQLGRIRRSDFAVTAGFVVFALIEELLIGMPGWWWPFALTAFALLILVRRLNPLLAMIPNALAVMDMFYVEATIAGEETINFRLWQVVAMIICSYTVGRWEPLFDAAWRITRRGVLGVGVILFTVCLYYTFNPEDPMIDIFIPVAPYVLGSVVAVQARKLAEAAGVRAEFRERQAREAVMEERVRIARELHDMVAHSVTVMVIQAGVVRRRLDAGLPVDAQLLQSIESSGRDAVVELRRTLGLLRGEGTETAQPPVGLDRLDDLVGQVREAGLAVTVRRTGDPVPLLPAADLSAYRIVQEALTNVLKHAHAGAAQLTVDYRADGLHLGVVNDGPQVAASSGGGQGLIGMHERVTLFGGELHAGPRPQGGFEVHARLPVLPAASRPGHATAPEEHSVPADGGGR, from the coding sequence GTGTTGAGGCAGCAGCTCGGACGGATCCGCCGCAGTGACTTCGCGGTCACCGCCGGCTTCGTGGTTTTCGCCCTGATCGAGGAACTTCTGATCGGTATGCCGGGCTGGTGGTGGCCGTTCGCGCTGACCGCGTTCGCCCTGCTGATCCTGGTCCGCCGGCTGAACCCGCTGCTGGCGATGATCCCGAACGCGCTGGCCGTGATGGACATGTTCTACGTCGAGGCGACCATCGCCGGCGAGGAAACGATCAACTTCCGCCTGTGGCAGGTGGTCGCGATGATCATCTGTTCCTACACGGTCGGGCGCTGGGAGCCGCTGTTCGACGCCGCGTGGCGGATCACCCGGCGCGGTGTCCTGGGCGTCGGCGTCATCCTGTTCACGGTCTGCCTCTACTACACGTTCAACCCCGAAGATCCGATGATCGACATCTTCATCCCGGTCGCGCCGTACGTGCTCGGCTCGGTCGTGGCGGTGCAGGCCCGCAAGCTGGCCGAGGCGGCCGGGGTGCGGGCGGAGTTCCGGGAGCGGCAGGCCCGGGAGGCGGTCATGGAGGAGCGGGTACGGATCGCCCGCGAGCTGCACGACATGGTCGCGCACAGTGTCACGGTCATGGTGATCCAGGCGGGGGTCGTGCGCCGCCGGCTGGACGCCGGGCTGCCGGTCGACGCCCAGCTGCTGCAGAGCATCGAGTCCTCGGGGCGCGACGCGGTGGTCGAGCTACGCCGTACGCTGGGGCTGCTGCGGGGCGAGGGGACCGAGACCGCGCAACCGCCGGTCGGCCTGGACCGCCTGGACGATCTCGTCGGGCAGGTTCGTGAGGCCGGTCTGGCGGTGACCGTACGCCGGACCGGCGACCCGGTGCCGCTGCTGCCCGCGGCGGACCTGTCGGCGTACCGGATCGTCCAGGAGGCGCTGACCAACGTGCTGAAGCACGCACATGCCGGGGCGGCGCAGCTGACCGTGGACTACCGGGCCGACGGCCTGCACCTCGGCGTGGTGAACGACGGCCCGCAGGTCGCCGCATCGTCCGGTGGTGGGCAGGGGCTGATCGGTATGCACGAACGGGTGACGCTGTTCGGCGGTGAGCTGCACGCCGGCCCACGTCCGCAGGGCGGCTTCGAGGTCCATGCCCGGTTGCCGGTGCTCCCCGCCGCATCCCGGCCGGGCCACGCCACGGCGCCGGAGGAGCACAGCGTGCCGGCCGACGGGGGTGGCCGATGA
- a CDS encoding sensor histidine kinase: protein MLFALLVPDPGSARAAARDRLADGIAIVLAITYGSIMLVLGDATTPGALLPWQADLAVGLACAAALLLRRRHPLGVAVAVLPFGAVSIMATGAITMALFTAAIRFRPPLLLLLGAVNVGTGGLYYLLHAQPAYDIWVDFVMRSVVTAAALGWGLFMQAYRRLTESLRAQAVRLQAEARLTERARIAREMHDVLAHRMSLISLHAGALEVRGTVSADELSVAAGAIRTSAHEALEELRAVVGVPSGRPEPPQPGLADMADLVASVRAAGMAIDYANAVPPDGPPVVLGRTAYRIVQEGLTNARKHGSGPAASVRLAGSAGRGLHITIINPLSGTREAPVSDTGLGLVGIGERVALAGGEVHYGAARGEFRLEASLPWPA, encoded by the coding sequence ATGCTCTTCGCCCTGTTGGTGCCCGACCCCGGCAGCGCGCGGGCCGCGGCACGCGACCGCCTGGCCGATGGCATCGCGATCGTGCTCGCCATCACCTACGGATCGATCATGCTGGTGCTCGGTGACGCGACCACGCCCGGCGCGTTGCTGCCCTGGCAGGCCGACCTCGCGGTCGGGCTGGCGTGCGCGGCCGCGTTGCTGCTGCGCCGGCGGCACCCGCTGGGCGTGGCCGTCGCCGTGCTGCCCTTCGGCGCGGTGTCGATCATGGCGACCGGGGCGATCACGATGGCCCTGTTCACCGCCGCGATCCGCTTCCGGCCGCCGCTGTTGCTGCTGCTCGGCGCGGTCAACGTGGGCACCGGCGGGCTCTACTATCTGCTACATGCGCAGCCCGCCTACGACATCTGGGTGGATTTCGTGATGCGCTCGGTGGTCACCGCGGCGGCGCTCGGCTGGGGCCTGTTCATGCAGGCCTACCGGCGGCTCACCGAATCACTGCGTGCGCAGGCCGTCCGTCTGCAGGCCGAGGCCCGGCTCACCGAGCGTGCCCGGATCGCCCGGGAGATGCACGACGTGCTCGCCCACCGGATGTCCCTGATCAGCCTGCACGCGGGCGCCTTGGAGGTGCGCGGCACGGTCTCCGCCGACGAGCTCAGCGTCGCCGCCGGCGCGATCCGGACCAGCGCGCACGAGGCCCTGGAAGAGTTACGCGCGGTAGTGGGCGTGCCCAGCGGCCGCCCGGAACCACCCCAGCCCGGCCTCGCCGACATGGCCGACCTGGTCGCCAGCGTGCGCGCGGCGGGCATGGCGATCGACTACGCGAACGCGGTGCCGCCGGACGGTCCGCCGGTCGTGCTCGGCCGCACCGCATACCGGATCGTCCAGGAAGGCCTCACCAACGCCCGCAAGCACGGATCCGGGCCGGCCGCCTCGGTGCGCCTGGCCGGCAGCGCCGGCCGCGGTCTGCACATCACGATCATCAACCCCCTTTCCGGTACGCGCGAAGCACCCGTTTCGGACACCGGCCTCGGCCTGGTCGGCATCGGCGAACGGGTGGCCCTGGCCGGCGGCGAGGTCCACTACGGCGCTGCCCGCGGCGAGTTCCGCCTGGAAGCCTCCCTGCCGTGGCCGGCATGA